One region of Bradyrhizobium betae genomic DNA includes:
- a CDS encoding ferric reductase-like transmembrane domain-containing protein: protein MRWAKVPLIWAALAAAVGVPIAAAAMSPLLAWRGPVYVLAGFAGIVALGLVLVQPLLIGGYLPPLSTYRGRRAHHWIGGALLVAVVIHVAGLWFTSPPDMIDALTFSSPTPFSPFGVIAMWAIFVVALLATLRRRLGLRLRTWRIAHIPLAIVIVIGSVVHCLLIEGTMETVSKAALCALVLAATIKVMADLWVRRKPRPLAGESSAPQ from the coding sequence ATGAGATGGGCGAAGGTGCCCCTGATCTGGGCCGCCCTTGCAGCAGCCGTTGGCGTGCCGATCGCCGCGGCAGCGATGAGCCCGCTGCTCGCATGGCGCGGTCCGGTCTATGTTCTGGCCGGGTTTGCAGGGATTGTTGCGCTGGGTCTCGTGCTGGTTCAGCCACTGCTGATCGGCGGATATTTGCCGCCGCTGTCGACTTATCGCGGACGCCGCGCCCATCACTGGATCGGAGGCGCGCTGCTCGTGGCCGTGGTGATCCATGTCGCCGGCCTCTGGTTCACCAGTCCGCCCGATATGATCGACGCCCTGACCTTCTCGTCGCCGACGCCGTTCTCCCCCTTTGGCGTGATCGCCATGTGGGCCATCTTCGTTGTCGCGCTCCTGGCTACCCTGCGCCGGCGATTGGGGCTGCGGCTGCGAACGTGGCGCATCGCTCACATCCCCCTCGCGATCGTCATCGTCATCGGCAGTGTCGTCCATTGCCTGCTGATCGAGGGAACGATGGAGACGGTGTCGAAGGCGGCGCTTTGCGCACTGGTCCTCGCGGCGACCATCAAGGTCATGGCTGACCTGTGGGTGCGGAGAAAGCCAAGACCATTGGCTGGAGAGAGCAGCGCGCCACAGTGA